From the Streptomyces syringium genome, one window contains:
- the ccrA gene encoding crotonyl-CoA carboxylase/reductase, producing the protein MQDIVSAIVSGDAAPEDFAALPLPESYRAVTLHRSETELFAGLATQDKDPRKSVHLDEVPVPELGPGEALIAVMASSVNYNTVWSSIFEPLPTFGFLSRYGAQSPLAARHDLPYHVIGSDLAGVVLRTGPGVNAWKPGDEVVAHCLSVDLEAPDGHNDTMLDPQQRIWGYETNFGGLAELALVRANQLMPKPAHLTWEEAGTPGLVAATAYRQLVSRNGAGMKQGDNVLIWGASGGVGAFATQFALAGGATPVCVVSSERKAEICRAMGAEAVIDRSAEGYRFWKDERTQDPKEWKRLGKRIRELTGGEDVDIVFEHPGRETFGASVFVARKGGTIVTCASTSGYNHEYDNRYLWMSLKKIVGSHFANYREAWEANRLISKGKIHPTLSRTYTLEETGQALYDVHRNLHLGKVGVLALAPGEGLGVRDHALREQHLPAINRFRTPERTAG; encoded by the coding sequence ATGCAGGACATCGTCAGCGCCATCGTGAGCGGGGACGCGGCACCGGAGGACTTCGCCGCGCTCCCCCTCCCCGAGTCCTACCGGGCCGTCACCCTGCACAGGAGCGAGACCGAGCTGTTCGCCGGGCTCGCCACCCAGGACAAGGACCCGCGCAAGTCCGTGCACCTCGACGAGGTCCCGGTGCCCGAACTCGGTCCGGGCGAGGCCCTGATCGCCGTGATGGCCAGCTCCGTGAACTACAACACCGTCTGGTCGTCGATCTTCGAACCCTTGCCGACCTTCGGTTTCCTCTCCCGGTACGGGGCCCAGTCGCCGCTGGCCGCGCGGCACGACCTGCCGTACCACGTCATAGGCTCCGACCTGGCGGGCGTGGTGCTGCGCACCGGCCCCGGCGTCAACGCCTGGAAGCCCGGGGACGAGGTCGTCGCACACTGCCTGTCGGTGGACCTCGAGGCACCGGACGGGCACAACGACACCATGCTCGACCCGCAGCAGCGCATCTGGGGCTACGAGACCAACTTCGGCGGACTCGCCGAGCTGGCCCTGGTCCGGGCGAACCAGCTGATGCCCAAGCCCGCCCACCTCACCTGGGAGGAGGCCGGCACCCCCGGGCTGGTCGCCGCCACGGCGTACCGCCAGCTGGTGTCCCGCAACGGCGCCGGGATGAAGCAGGGCGACAACGTCCTGATCTGGGGCGCCTCCGGGGGCGTGGGCGCGTTCGCGACCCAGTTCGCGCTGGCGGGCGGCGCCACCCCCGTCTGTGTGGTCTCCAGCGAGCGGAAGGCGGAGATCTGCCGGGCCATGGGCGCCGAGGCGGTCATCGACCGCAGCGCCGAGGGCTACCGGTTCTGGAAGGACGAGCGGACCCAGGACCCCAAGGAGTGGAAGCGGCTCGGCAAGCGGATCCGCGAACTGACCGGTGGCGAGGACGTCGACATCGTCTTCGAGCACCCCGGCCGGGAGACCTTCGGCGCCTCCGTCTTCGTCGCACGCAAGGGCGGCACGATCGTGACCTGCGCCTCGACGTCGGGCTACAACCACGAGTACGACAACCGCTACTTGTGGATGTCGCTGAAGAAGATCGTGGGCTCGCACTTCGCCAACTACCGCGAGGCGTGGGAGGCCAACCGGCTGATCTCCAAGGGGAAGATCCACCCCACCCTGTCGCGGACCTACACCCTGGAGGAGACCGGCCAGGCCCTGTACGACGTCCACCGCAATCTGCACCTGGGCAAGGTCGGCGTCCTCGCCCTGGCCCCCGGAGAGGGCCTCGGCGTGCGGGACCACGCGTTGCGCGAGCAGCACCTGCCGGCCATCAACCGCTTCCGGACCCCGGAGCGGACGGCCGGCTGA
- a CDS encoding TetR/AcrR family transcriptional regulator, which translates to MGYSLASQWLVREAITITQRLTRQQSRELTREQLLRSAAELFAEQGVNGTSVEQIVERAGYTRGAFYGNFKGKHELVLALLEQRTQRELEEVRAMSRQSGSFDEMIEHLRSWHGERDRNLAGWLALRTELWLYGLRDRPELLPVLADRERRTRAAMAQGLEQGFADRGVTTPAPVELLALIVHALDDGLSIQRVLSPADSSTDTVVDVVELLMTAWTALAHSTAPADGQPAAAPTATPAAIPADGTTGPSTARPASPGRTRTFENLEKKP; encoded by the coding sequence TTGGGATACAGTCTCGCATCTCAGTGGCTCGTCAGGGAGGCGATCACCATCACCCAGCGGCTCACCCGGCAGCAGAGCCGGGAACTCACCCGAGAACAACTCCTGCGGTCGGCGGCCGAACTCTTCGCCGAACAAGGGGTGAACGGGACGTCGGTGGAGCAGATCGTCGAGCGTGCCGGCTACACCCGCGGCGCGTTCTACGGCAACTTCAAGGGCAAGCACGAGCTCGTCCTGGCCCTGCTCGAGCAGCGGACCCAACGCGAGTTGGAGGAGGTCCGGGCGATGAGCCGCCAGTCGGGCTCCTTCGACGAGATGATCGAGCACCTGCGTTCCTGGCACGGCGAGCGCGACCGCAATCTCGCCGGCTGGCTCGCCCTGCGCACCGAACTCTGGCTCTACGGCCTGCGCGACCGCCCGGAGCTGCTGCCGGTGCTGGCGGACCGCGAGCGCCGTACCCGGGCCGCGATGGCCCAGGGGCTGGAGCAGGGCTTCGCCGACCGCGGAGTGACCACCCCGGCCCCCGTGGAGCTGCTGGCGCTCATCGTGCACGCCCTGGACGACGGCCTGTCGATCCAGCGCGTGCTCTCCCCCGCCGACAGCAGCACGGACACGGTCGTGGACGTGGTGGAGCTCCTGATGACGGCCTGGACCGCCCTCGCCCACAGCACCGCGCCCGCGGACGGACAACCCGCCGCCGCCCCCACCGCGACCCCCGCCGCGATCCCCGCCGACGGGACGACCGGCCCCAGCACCGCGCGTCCGGC
- a CDS encoding 4'-phosphopantetheinyl transferase family protein, translating into MARAVDKRRREFATVRLCARTALAGLGIAPGPILRGDRGAPVWPEGIVGSMTHCDGYRAAAVARNTAVASVGIDAEPHAPLPAGVEKLVALPEERRTLDRLSVSHPAVAWDRLLFSAKESTYKTWFPLTGQWLDFPDCVITPDPEDGTFTCSLNVPGPVVGGRRIDRFTGHWRTVTRDGAAYVATAITVPGAHRTAAS; encoded by the coding sequence GTGGCACGCGCGGTTGACAAGCGCCGACGCGAGTTCGCCACCGTCCGGCTGTGCGCGCGCACGGCGCTGGCCGGGCTCGGCATCGCGCCGGGGCCGATCCTGCGCGGCGACCGCGGGGCCCCGGTCTGGCCCGAGGGGATCGTGGGCAGCATGACCCACTGCGACGGCTACCGCGCGGCGGCGGTCGCGCGGAACACGGCGGTCGCCTCGGTCGGGATCGACGCCGAACCCCACGCCCCGCTGCCCGCGGGCGTCGAGAAGCTGGTGGCCCTGCCCGAGGAACGGCGCACGCTGGACCGGCTCAGCGTCTCGCACCCGGCGGTGGCCTGGGACCGGCTGCTGTTCAGCGCCAAGGAGAGCACGTACAAGACGTGGTTCCCGCTGACCGGACAGTGGTTGGACTTCCCTGACTGCGTCATCACCCCCGATCCGGAGGACGGCACCTTCACCTGCTCGCTGAACGTCCCCGGACCGGTGGTCGGCGGGCGCCGGATCGACCGTTTCACCGGGCACTGGCGGACCGTCACCCGCGACGGCGCCGCGTACGTGGCCACCGCGATCACGGTGCCGGGCGCCCATCGAACCGCTGCCTCGTAG